The following proteins are encoded in a genomic region of Glycine max cultivar Williams 82 chromosome 18, Glycine_max_v4.0, whole genome shotgun sequence:
- the LOC121173932 gene encoding berberine bridge enzyme-like 13 — protein MLFIQFVYAGMGLLSKAAISKGMSPYVFVVYRQAFASVALSPFAFFDSKKSAPLSCNLLCKLFLVSLVGYDMSLSNYTCTMQNKEDALQTETELLSTFDYAWNTRSNCVRRPDDILQKLHQIASCTRTLSDIARVVLPFTQKCHPRLVQDITGAIQEQENGKICGHTVTASFETTLSNCDCFTVTKTLEQGGSKLLHRWQQVAPQIDENLFIRVIIQPGNGTVPGKRTVTTSYNALFLGGANRLLQVMKHGFPELGLTRKDCVETSWIKSVLYIAGYPDGTTPEVLLQGKSTTKAYFKAKSNFVREVITEKSLNALWKIFLQDDGPLMIWNSYGGKMSRIAESASPFPHRKGVLYKIQHVTGWLDGEKSMAKHTNWMRKFYFYMAPYVSKYPRETYVNYTDLDIGMNQKNNTSLLEASSWGYRYFKGNFNRLVKVKTKVDPSNFFRHEQSIPLLPTGKKE, from the exons ATGTTGTTCATTCAGTTTGTGTATGCTGGAATGGGCTTGCTTTCCAAGGCTGCAATTTCCAAGGGAATGAGCCCTTATGTGTTTGTTGTTTATAGACAAGCCTTTGCATCAGTTGCTCTATCTCCATTTGCTTTCTTTGACAG CAAGAAATCAGCTCCTTTGTCATGCAATTTGTTGTGCAAATTGTTTCTAGTTTCCCTTGTTGGGTATGATATGTCCCTTTCAAATTACACATGTACA atgcaaaACAAGGAAGATGCCCTGCAAACAGAAACTGAGCTGCTCAGTACATTTGATTATGCATGGAACACAAGAAGTAATTGTGTCCGGAGGCCTGATGATATTCTTCAAAAGCTCCATCAAATTGCTTCATGCACTAGAACACTTTCAGATATTGCCAGAGTTGTTCTGCCTTTTACTCAGAA ATGTCATCCTAGGTTAGTTCAAGATATCACCGGTGCCATTCAGGAACAAGAGAATGGTAAAATTTGTGGGCATACTGTTACTGCATCTTTTGAAACTACCCTGAG TAACTGTGACTGTTTCACAGTGACAAAGACCTTAGAACAAGGAGGGAGCAAGCTTCTTCATAGATGGCAGCAAGTGGCTCCACAAATTGATGAGAATCTCTTCATTAGAGTTATCATTCAACCAGGGAATGGCACTGTTCCTGGTAAGAGAACAGTAACAACTTCTTACAATGCTCTCTTTCTTGGTGGTGCTAATAGGCTTCTCCAAGTGATGAAGCATGGTTTTCCTGAGTTAGGTTTGACAAGAAAGGATTGTGTGGAGACTAGTTGGATCAAATCTGTGCTTTATATTGCTGGCTACCCTGATGGAACAACCCCAGAAGTTTTGCTCCAAGGGAAGTCCACAACAAAGGCTTATTTCAAAGCCAAATCAAATTTTGTGAGGGAAGTAATTACAGAAAAGTCCCTCAATGCACTATGGAAAATTTTTCTGCAGGATGATGGCCCTCTAATGATTTGGAATTCCTATGGTGGAAAAATGAGTAGGATTGCAGAATCTGCCTCCCCTTTCCCTCACAGAAAGGGAGTTCTCTACAAGATTCAGCATGTGACTGGATGGCTTGATGGAGAGAAGAGTATGGCAAAGCACACGAACTGGATGAGGAAATTTTATTTCTACATGGCTCCCTATGTTTCTAAGTATCCAAGGGAAACTTATGTGAATTATACAGACTTGGATATAGGGATGAACcagaagaataacacaagtttatTGGAGGCTTCGTCATGGGGCTATAGGTATTTCAAGGGTAACTTCAATAGGTTAGTGAAGGTGAAAACTAAAGTTGATCCATCTAATTTCTTTAGGCATGAGCAGAGTATCCCTCTATTGCCAACTGGTAAGAAAGAGTAG